Proteins from one Microtus pennsylvanicus isolate mMicPen1 chromosome 7, mMicPen1.hap1, whole genome shotgun sequence genomic window:
- the Psmb9 gene encoding proteasome subunit beta type-9 isoform X1 has translation MLRAGAPTAGLFRTGEVHTGTTIMAVEFDGGVVVGSDSRVSAGQAVVNRVFDKLSPLHQRIYCALSGSAADAQAIADMAAYQLELHGLELEEPPLVLAAANVVRNITYKYREDLSAHLMVAGWDQREGGQVYGTMGGMLIRQPFAIGGSGSTYIYGYVDAAYKPDMTPEECRRFTTNAIALAMNRDGSSGGVIYLATITAAGVDHRVILGDELPKFYDE, from the exons ATGCTGCGGGCAGGAGCACCTACCGCCGGCTTGTTCCGGACGGGAGAAGTCCACACCGGG ACAACCATCATGGCGGTGGAGTTTGATGGAGGAGTCGTGGTGGGTTCTGATTCCCGGGTCTCAGCAGG ACAAGCGGTGGTGAACAGGGTGTTCGACAAGCTGTCCCCTCTGCACCAGCGGATCTACTGTGCCCTCTCCGGCTCAGCTGCTGATGCCCAAGCCATAGCTGACATGGCCGCCTACCAGCTGGAGCTGCACGG GTTGGAACTGGAGGAGCCGCCCCTTGTTCTGGCGGCTGCAAACGTGGTAAGGAATATCACCTACAAGTACCGCGAGGACTTGTCTGCACACCTCATGGTAGCTGGTTGGGACCAACGTGAGGGGGGCCAG GTGTACGGAACCATGGGAGGAATGTTGATCCGACAGCCCTTTGCCATCGGGGGTTCCGGCAGTACCTACATTTACGGTTATGTGGACGCAGCCTATAAACCAGACATGACCCCTGAGGAGTGCAGGCGCTTCACCACAAATG CCATCGCTCTGGCCATGAACCGCGATGGCTCTAGCGGGGGTGTCATCTACCTGGCCACCATCACTGCTGCTGGCGTGGACCACCGAGTAATCCTGGGGGACGAACTGCCAAAGTTCTATGATGAGTGA
- the Psmb9 gene encoding proteasome subunit beta type-9 isoform X2: MAVEFDGGVVVGSDSRVSAGQAVVNRVFDKLSPLHQRIYCALSGSAADAQAIADMAAYQLELHGLELEEPPLVLAAANVVRNITYKYREDLSAHLMVAGWDQREGGQVYGTMGGMLIRQPFAIGGSGSTYIYGYVDAAYKPDMTPEECRRFTTNAIALAMNRDGSSGGVIYLATITAAGVDHRVILGDELPKFYDE, translated from the exons ATGGCGGTGGAGTTTGATGGAGGAGTCGTGGTGGGTTCTGATTCCCGGGTCTCAGCAGG ACAAGCGGTGGTGAACAGGGTGTTCGACAAGCTGTCCCCTCTGCACCAGCGGATCTACTGTGCCCTCTCCGGCTCAGCTGCTGATGCCCAAGCCATAGCTGACATGGCCGCCTACCAGCTGGAGCTGCACGG GTTGGAACTGGAGGAGCCGCCCCTTGTTCTGGCGGCTGCAAACGTGGTAAGGAATATCACCTACAAGTACCGCGAGGACTTGTCTGCACACCTCATGGTAGCTGGTTGGGACCAACGTGAGGGGGGCCAG GTGTACGGAACCATGGGAGGAATGTTGATCCGACAGCCCTTTGCCATCGGGGGTTCCGGCAGTACCTACATTTACGGTTATGTGGACGCAGCCTATAAACCAGACATGACCCCTGAGGAGTGCAGGCGCTTCACCACAAATG CCATCGCTCTGGCCATGAACCGCGATGGCTCTAGCGGGGGTGTCATCTACCTGGCCACCATCACTGCTGCTGGCGTGGACCACCGAGTAATCCTGGGGGACGAACTGCCAAAGTTCTATGATGAGTGA
- the LOC142854260 gene encoding class II histocompatibility antigen, M beta 1 chain, translating into MAILLPLLLGLSLGCVGVGGFVAHVESTCLLDDDGNPQDFTYCISFNKDLLACWDPEEGKIAPCEFGMLYNLAKSISNYLNKNEQLLQRLGKGLQDCAMHTKPFWNALTHRTRPPSVQVAQTAPVNTREPVMLACYVWGFYPADVSIVWMKNGHLVRPRNNRERTAQTNGDWTYQTVSYLALTPSYGDIYTCVVQHEGTSEPVRQDWTVGLSPIQTVKVSVSATTLGLGFIIFCLGFYSWRKSRFSSYIPLPGSTYPEGRH; encoded by the exons ATGGCTATACTCCTCCCGCTGCTGCTGGGcctcagcctgggctgtgtgggaGTAG GTGGCTTTGTGGCCCACGTGGAGAGCACATGCCTGCTGGATGACGATGGGAACCCACAAGACTTCACGTACTGTATCTCCTTCAACAAAGATCTGCTGGCCTGCTGGGATccagaggaaggaaaaatagCCCCCTGTGAATTTGGGATGCTCTATAACTTGGCTAAATCCATCTCAAATTACCTCAACAAAAATGAACAGCTACTCCAGCGCTTGGGCAAAGGGCTTCAGGACTGTGCCATGCACACCAAGCCCTTCTGGAATGCACTGACCCACAGAACAA GACCGCCGTCTGTTCAAGTAGCTCAGACTGCTCCAGTTAACACGAGGGAGCCCGTGATGCTGGCCTGCTATGTGTGGGGCTTCTATCCAGCGGACGTGAGCATTGTGTGGATGAAGAATGGGCACCTTGTCAGGCCTCGCAacaacagagagaggactgcccAGACCAACGGGGACTGGACATACCAGACTGTCTCCTACCTAGCCTTAACCCCCTCCTACGGGGACATCTACACCTGTGTGGTACAGCACGAAGGGACCTCCGAGCCAGTCCGTCAGGACTGGA CGGTCGGGCTGTCCCCCATCCAGACGGTGAAGGTTTCTGTGTCTGCAACCACCCTGGGCCTGGGCTTCATCATCTTCTGTCTTGGTTTCTACAGTTGGCGGAAGTCCCGCTTCTCTA GCTACATTCCTCTCCCTGGATCCACTTACCCAGAAG GACGGCACTAG